From the genome of Gymnogyps californianus isolate 813 chromosome 4, ASM1813914v2, whole genome shotgun sequence:
TCTTCACttgaaacctttaaaaataattgttcatCAGTTAAATTGTCTTTAGTGCAATAGCAACCAAAGGTAAACATCAAAACTGGGCATCAAGTTAAGTATTTCCTTCAATTGGGaacaatgcttttaaaactagcaaaagaaatgcatctaAAACTTGTTTAAACTAAAGTACATAACAGTAAAACAAACTTGCTGTAGTTCAAGACTAAACTGAAAGGGTGCGGATAATATATGTGCCTGGTGCCACCTCCTGGTAGTTTAGAGGTAAAACCATCACAAATATCTTACTAAATTTTTTCCTACATATCCTTTAGAAAACTGTCAGGtcttgcggggggggggggggagagagaaggagaattGAGTGTTGTTCTACAGAAGTAGCTCTCAAAACTCTCAAAATCCACAAAAAGTTATTTCACTGTACAAGGCAGCCAGCATCCAGATGTAGCTACTTTCAAGCTGAATACTGTTCTTACATTGgcttaaataagaaaacatcaaatctctttcattttataGAATAAGTAGTCACCTGAGTAACtctaatttcaaaatacattcagTACCACtcataacatttaaaatgaaaattaatttttaaaattgctacaTGGTGttcaaaaaccaaaataaggAAGTCCTTTGAGAAGTCTACTCATCATATTAGGAGTTATAGTGCAGCTTATTAGCCCATACTgactcattttaaaatcaatttcttttaatgaataCTTAAAATTCAAGACAATCTTTCCCAGTTGCACCACTCTTTCATTGCTGTTGGTGAAAGAATACAGTATTGTTATTTGTAATAATATTCCATagtttatgttttaaaaaatagcattagccaacttgaaaagaaatattatagTTATTTTGACAGCTGACACAAGGTACCTATACTTATCCTGCAAACTTTAATGCTACAAAGACTGTTGAAAAAAAACTTgaccaacaacaacaaaaaagaaaacaaaattagctTGGTAATAAAATACCTGTTAAAAAGTGCAGTGTTTTACATTACTTCTAGAGTTAATTCCAGATAATAATCAAGTACCGAAGGAATCCTGGATGAGAGCTGTGAAGACATGATGGAAGGCAGTAGAGAAGCTCACACACAGCAAGTAATTTAAAGATAGGAAAGTGATTTAAAGattcagaagattttaaaataactcttaCATAAAGGAACAGTGATAGTACTTGGCTGTGCTGGTGGCCTACCCTATGTCCAGGAAAAACTTCTCCTGGGAGCCACCCACGTATCACACCCTCCTATAGCACAGAAACTAAACAGCTGATAGAGAAAAGTAACAGTTTCACCAAAAATCATGGCAGCTCAGCCAACTGAGAACTGCCTCACCCAGCATGTGACCTACAAATACCACAAGCTGGGCTGAGGAAGGGGGAGAGCAAAACGTCTAAcctgcagaaaaagaataagCTCAACACCTGCCATGAATTTTAAGTGCTGGCAACTacaggtgtcatggtttaaccccagtcagcaactaagcaccacgcagccgtttccccctccccctcccagtggggtgaggaggaggaaaggaaaaaaaaaaagtagtaaaactcatgggttgagataagaacagtttaataactaaagtaaaatataatactaacaatggtaataatgaaatagaataataataataatgaaaaggaatataacaaaaccaggaaggggggggagaaaaaaaaaacagtgatgcacaatgcaattgctcaccacccgctgaccaatgcccagttagttcccgaaccgcgatccacgcctccccgccaactccccccagtttatatactgggcatgacgttccatggtatggaatacccctttgggtagttcaggtcagctgccctggctctgctccctcccagcttcttgcacacctgcttgctggcagagcatgggaaactgaaaagtccttggcttaagataagcactacttagcaacaactaaaacatcagtgtgttatcagcatcattctcacactaaatccaaaacacagcactgtaccagctactgagaagagagttaactctgtcccagctgaaaccaggacaacaggtATGGACAGCGTTCTAAAACCCTAAGGAGAATCAGTGATGCACAGAAAATAGCAGGGAAGAAGGCAAAAGGGCTAGCTATTTCTATAGGCTCAGAAGTACAGAATCTCCTCCTACAGTCTGGGAAGAAATGACTCAAAAGAGCTTGAGATCTTCCAGAAAAGGCAAAGCACTAAGGCTCTGTTGGCCAGGGTAAGACTTCCTTTCTCTGCACAGGGAAAACTGGTTTTATTGAGGCTTAATACGACAATTTGTTAATGTGATATGAGGGTTTTTGTAGCAAACAGAACTTTCATTTTATAGATTATTTTGCGATGCTGGAAGGAGACACCTGTCCACACCATcctgaaggtaaaaaaaaaataattaggaatgAACTCTACAAGTGGATTATGTCTTCTAGTCTGCTGAATAACTATGGGAATGTGACCTGGGCTGCCTTAAAAAACGTGAAGGCATACCAGTGATTTGGATTGTCCCAGGTTCATTGACAATTACCATGGGGAAGCAATCATTAAATGTTGCAGAAAAGCCAAGGTAAATAGGGGACATTTCcttccacagaaaaagaatcaaaaaaattatgtcataGCATCAAGCTGTAATTGAGAAAGAATCATAAGAGACCTAAATTAAATACAACTGGGATTTCACATTCCTTATGAAAATTAAGGTTTTAGCATGAGATAATTAAAGCAAGGATAGCCAGCTCCTGGTGTGCCAGAACATATAACTCAGCCTGTCATCTTCGTTCCTGAGAGTCCCTCAGAGTTGGTCAGGAAGCAGGCTGTCAGCCACACAAATCATCCACTAACCCACGGCAGTCTCCCTGCTGTTCTCCCTTGCAAGAGCCCTGCAGCCTTGCTCCTGTCATGGAGCTGGACATGCCCTAAACACAAACTACAGGCATCATCATCGCATGGAGCATGCCCATTTAGTAACATGATGCGAGGACTTACGTACGTATGTCCCCATCAGACTTGACCGGGCTATGGTCAAGTGGTGCCTGCAGATTAGTTACACGACAGATAAGCACATATTCCCTGGGTGCCTCTGTTGGGGGACATTGGATTGAcctggcagagcagctgagTGACACCGACCTAAACGAAGTGAAGTGTTGTGGAGTTTAGGACTTgtaacagagaaacaaagatgaGATAATCCGAGAATGTGAAGGGAAGAGCAGCAAACACACACTATCAAATAACTAAACCTTCATGAAAGTGAATTAttggtggggggaaggagaggaacaTCTTGAtgacatgagaagaaaaagagaggtgAAGATGAAGAATGTTCTAGTATAAGAAATACAAaggttaagaaaaagaaagacactACTTCATGGAGTTAAGGCTGAACTTTTCAAAACTAATGAATTGGctatggaaaaataatgtgttaAAAGACAAAGGGAAATATTAGGAGCTtaggagaaagcaaaagtatTGAAAATATGCTGCTCTTACCATTAGATTACATTGCAGCACATTAAGAAACGTAAAGAAGAGTAGTAACACATTGGAAAAGGGAAATATATTTCcctaaagaaagagaaaaattaaaattccaaaATGCAAAggtggtgtttggttttggggtttttttttgggggggggggcgggacaTCAGTGCAGAAACCAGTGTTAACTGCAATACAGAACTGGGGACAGAGAAGTGATCCAAAACTCTGTGAAATACTGTGTGCCAGGTACACTGAAGGAAGCTTAGAGTTTTAACAGAGGTACTGGGGATCACCACCACCTCTCAATACCTGCCAGATGAATCttagcagaaataaagaagatGCAATTAAGTCTGTTGTTTATAAGCATATCTGCCTGGTCGTATCAACAACAGATCTTCAAGCCATCTACactgaaatacagtgaaatgaATTTAGTAAACCAAGaagcatttggatttttttcttccatttggtTTTAACAGTAAAACAGCtagagaaaaaatgtgaaatactaATCATAAGCTCTATTATTCTTGCCTGGCCTCAGGCAACAGGGCTTTCAAGCTCTTATATTTATCACAAAAATGAGCAGCTCTCCAAAAACCTCAGAGGAAGCAAAATGGATGAAAAgccaagtggggaaaaaaaaggggggttgAGACCATTTTGGGATAGATGAATAAGAGCATGATAGTACACCAGGTTTGAAGCAAACCAGCTGATATTCGCAGCTATCTAGCTTCTAAAAGCTAGGCTTCACATGAAAAATGCTTCCATTACCATAGGCTTTGAAATATACCACTCTTACTCAGAAaattttttattcagaagaCTAATGTATAACACAATCACTAGCGATCAAGACCCAGAATAAAGTTCTCTAGGTTAATAACTAATGTATTCAGACCCTTTCAGAATTTCAGCACGTGATTTCAGGACtataatatttgttttaatcacAGCAGCACGAACCCTGAAGCAAACTGTACCTCCTCTTAGAGCAAAAACTGGAACCAACAGAAAGTCTTAGCTTttgagaaaaagtattttattacgACAAAATAAGCAATCACATCATCGATTCACTCTCTTAGCAGCTGGCCTACTGCACTGTGTAATGACCATACAGTTTTTATCCTAGGtttaaaatacttctggttTGAACATCACTTCATTTTAAGGCTGTTCTGATCAGTTTCATCCAAGGTCAATATGGGCATCTAATACAGGTATGTCTTAGATGATAATGTCTATTCATTCCAGACACTCCAGAAAAATCATATTCAGGCAAGGATTTCATTTGCAGCTCTTCCATGCCCAACAAATCCACTCACTCTGCACTTACTTGCCTGTGGAATGATTTTATCAGCTGACTAGCTGGCCACCTAGTTACTATGCCAGCAGAGTATGGCTTCCCCTCTTCATTATACTACTTAAATATTTCAACACTTAACATTTACTTGCTGTTTCACTCTGTCTCTCTTACCTGTTAACCTCTGCCAGAGTTTCCTCCGTTTGATAGTCACCGCTAGTTGCAGTGTCTTCCTTGGTGTCTCTGTAGTAACAGGACTGTGCTTTGAGCAACTAGCAATTGCCCTTCACTGCAGCAGCCTGACAGCAGCGGTGGGTATGTCCAGAGCAGTGAGCTTGTGGGTTTCCTGCTTTTCTAAATGCCTCTTAACCCCTTTATCTTTGTGTTACCCGCTATCCTACGGACTTTAGGAAAAAGCGGTTTCATCCTGCTTTCCTAGgttctccctgcctgccttttgACAGTGCTTACACAATagaccatttttattttagatagcTACTACGTGATTTGCATAGTGAATGCTACCAAAAACCACCCATAAAAGTATTTGCCTTATTTCATTCGTACCTACAAAGTATCATTTTTAAGTTCAAAAGCGCCTTCATATAGACGAATGCATCTAAATAAACTCGGAAACCGAACTTCCAACAGCATTTCTACTGCGAGGACTCACTCCACCCCCAGCCTGCGCTTCCCTCAGCCCCGCCACAGGTGACGGCTCGGCCCGGCGCAACAGCACCTAGAGCTGGTGGAAAGTTTAACGGGGAAAGACCTTTTCTTTCTAACAGATAGCTGCCGAACCTGCACCCAACAGCCCTTTGCTTTCGATGACAGCACAGCAGCCCCGCTTCGCCACGAAAAAACCCGCTGGGGCCGGCGGGGTGCagtgccgtgccgtgccgtgcgATGCTCTCCCCTCAGCCACCAGTGCACCCGCACCGCCTCGCGCCCCTCCCGCTAACGGCCGCTCGCCGCGCGCGCACGCATGCGCACCAAGACGGACAGCTCCCCAACGGTCCGCGCACGCGGAGAGGGGACGGCGCGGCCTCCCTAGCGCGCGTGCGCGGCGGCGGGCTGACGAGCCGGGAAGGGGCGTTGTGGCGGGGCGGGGCTCAATTTGAACCGGGCGGCGGGGAAGCGGCGGCCGCACAGCCCCCATGGCCAAGCAGCTCGGCCGGGACCAGCAGGGCATCACCCTGCGGGGCAGCGCCGAGATCGTCGCCGAGTTTTTCTGTaaggggctgcgggggggggggggggagagggagcctCGGAGActgaggtgggagggaggacGGGCAGCTGGTAGGCCTCCTGCGGGGCGACATGGCCGCCGGCGGGGGGGCCCGGGCGCCTCATGCACACAACCCCATCCCCCCTTCCGCGTGTTGCAGCCTATGGAATCAACAGCATCCTCTACCAGCGGGGCATCTACCCCCCTGAGACCTTCACCCGCGTCCAGAAGTACGGGCTCACCCTCCTCGTCACCACCGACCCCGAGCTGAAGAACTACCTCAACAACGTGGTGGAGCAGATGAAAGgtggcggggcgcggggggctgGGCCGGAACGGGGAGCTGAGGGGTCTTCTTCAGACTGCTAAGCTAGTGCCgctggcaggaggctgctgtgCCGTCCTTGTTGTGTCTCTGCTGATGCTTCTTATCTCTCGCACTGCAAGTAACTGCTGTGGCTTCTTTCAGAGTGGCTGTACAAGTGCATTGTGCAGCGCCTGGTGGTGGTCATCTCGAGTATCGAAAACAATGAGGTTCTGGAGCGGTGGCAGTTTGACATAGAGTGTGACAAAACTGCAAAAGATGAGAGGTGAGTAACAGTGTTCCTCTATGCCTGCTCTTCCCTATAGCTAGTAGCTGTGCAGGCACAAGATAAACGCCATGTGCATCAGCACTGTTCTGGTTCCCCAGAGCAGCTGAGATAGCCTTTTCTCAGTACGAGCGTGGAAGATGTGCCTTCAAACCTTACCAAACCTACTACCTTTCTTATTGCTATTCCTTCTGTTTGTCTGTAAACCAGTCATTATACGACTGAAGCACACATAATTCtcaggtgtttgggtttttttcttttaaagcatca
Proteins encoded in this window:
- the MAD2L1 gene encoding mitotic spindle assembly checkpoint protein MAD2A → MAKQLGRDQQGITLRGSAEIVAEFFSYGINSILYQRGIYPPETFTRVQKYGLTLLVTTDPELKNYLNNVVEQMKEWLYKCIVQRLVVVISSIENNEVLERWQFDIECDKTAKDESAPREKSQKAIQDEIRSVIRQITATVTFLPLLETACAFDLLIYTDKDLAVPEKWEESGPQFIANSEEVRLRSFTTTIHKVNSMVAYKKDSLP